Below is a window of Nitrospira sp. DNA.
CCGTCCTACATCATCGGTCGCATTACCTACTGGCTGATCGTGATCTTTGCCACCACGGCATCTCTGGGCGCGCTCGACGTTGCTCCGATCAATCAGGCGGCTCAGTCGCTCTTGTCATACATTCCTCATATAGTCACACAGCGGCCGTGATCGGGATCATCGGCTATCTCGTCTCGAATTTTGTGTCACAGGCCGTCCTGATCGCTGCCGTGAACGCGGGATTGCCTCCGGCCCGCTGGATCGCAGCCGGGACCCGATGGGGCATTCAACTCTTGACGGTGGCCATGGCGCTCGAACAGTTGGGGATTGCCCAGCACATCGTCGTCGTTGGATTCGGCATCACCTGGGGAGGCCTCGTCCTCGCCGCTGCACTGGCGCTGGGATTGGGCGGTAAAGACCTCGCGAAGGACTTCCTGGAGCGACGTCTGGCCGGACATTCTCGGTCACAGATCAACGAAGACCTACGGCATCTCTAAACCCATGGCACGCTATATCCTCTTCACGGATCTGGACGGCTCTCTGTTGGATAACGACACGTATTCCTTCGGCGAGGCAAGACCGGCCCTCGAGGCCCTTCGTTCAGAGAACATTCCGGTCATTCTCGTCTCCGGAAAGACTCGCGCGGAAATCGAGCCGCTTCGAGAGCGTCTTGATCACCACAATCCCTTCATCGTTGAAAACGGCGCGGCGGTGTTTGTGCCCCTCCATACCTTCGACTTCCCCCTGGAGCGGTCGCGGCGCCGCTCCAGTTATCAGATCATCGAACTCGGTACTCCCTATGCGCTCCTCCGGGATGTGCTCCGGCAAATCGAAGAAACAGTGGGCACACGGCTTCGAGGGTTCGGCGACCTATCGGTTGACGAAGTCATGGAAAACACAGGGCTCTCCCGAGAAGATGCGCTGCGGGCTATGCTGAGGGAATTCGATGAGCCGTTTCTCGTGAACGGCCCTCCCAAGTTGATCGAGGAGGTCTGCCGCCAGATCGTGAGGCGCGATCTGAATTGGACAAGAGGCGGGCGGTTCTTTCACCTGACGGGAAACAACGACAAAGGTCGGGCCGCAGAAATTCTGCTCCGCTGCTACAAACGGCAGGGTCGACTGGCTAACCTGCCGGACGACATAGAAACCATCGGGATCGGCGATAGCCTCAACGATCTCCCTCTCCTACTGACGGTCGACCATCCGGTGTTGGTGCAAAAACCAGACGGCTCGTACGACCCCGACATCAACCTGCCGAACCTCATTCACGCACCCGGCATCGGCCCTGCCGGTTGGAATCGTGCCGTCTTGGAACTGCTGCGACAGACCTCGGAAGAAACATCTCATGGCCGACCAGTCAACATCCGAGCCACATGATGCCCTCAGTTCGAACCCTGTTGCGTCAGTCTTCTGCCGGATTAATGATATGCAACCCCGCTGTCTTTGATGCCGCCAAGAGCTGGGAATCCGCGCTCACGACGGTCAATCGCAGCGGCTTCAGCTCCAATGCCAACGCCAGATGCATCACCTGAGGTGATCGAAGAGACGGATACTCCAAGACCAATTCTTTCGTGGCCAAGTAGGTTTCCATCCTCGGTGCGATAAACCGATAGAGTCCCTGCTTGGACTCGATTTCGAACTTATAGAGCACCGAGTAGCAATCATCCCGCGTAATCTGTCCCTCGTGAGCGCGTGCGCACAGAACCGAATAGAAGTCCGTCACGGTCCATGTCGGGACGATCGCAACCTTCCCACGCTTCACCATCAGTTTATTCACGATCCTGGTGCCTCGCTCCATGCTGTAGCGCTTAATGAGTGCGGTTGAGTCGAAATAATAATATGGCATCCCCTTACGCCCTCCCCTTCAGAATGATTTCCGCGAGCGGCCCTTGGAGCTTGGAGAGCCTATCTTGTAGTTCATCGAGCGGCGCCTCTTCGTACCCTTCTTTTCGCAAGGTGTCGGCAAGATTACCTCTATTGAAGGACGCGGTGTCTTCCTTTAGTCGGTCATTCAATCGCCGCTTTGCCAGACGGCTTGAAATCTTTTGTCCTGGTTTGGTCAGCCCCCGTCCCCTGCTGCGTGGCGCTCGACTGACGGATAGTTCATCTGTCTTTTCCACGATGGACGCCTCCTTCTGAAAGCACGTTCAGTTACCGTCTCACCCCTGATACTTCTCGCGGACAACTCGCCGCCCTCGTCGCCGTCTCGGGCAACACGCCCTCGCCGAACACATACGCGGCGATCGCCTTCGCGACATCCGACGACAACTCTTGCTGCATCACACGCAGCGTCTTCGCCGTTGCCTCGCGTTCTGTCAGATGTCCTTCCTTTCCACCCTGCGCCACCGTCCCAACGACGCGCCCCGTCCCCGGCTCCACCACCTCGAAATCGCTGCACCACCGAACGTACTTGAAATTTGGGTCGCGCACCTCAATAGGCAACAGACGGACAGTGCCTCGGACGATCAATTCCGGAGCACCAACCTCTTCACCTTCTGGCTTCGTGGTCACGGAAAGTCCTTCCCGAATCAGCCCTTCCGCCAGCGCACGTCCAACCGGTTCCTCATGATCTCCGGACACTTGTACCGCAATCACCAGATTCGTGGCAAGAAATTGCTCCAATTCATCGGATAATTCGTTTACCTGATAGCTGGATGGGGCGCCTTGCCCGCTGGGACGGATCACCCGCAAATCCCTGTTGTATGCCTCGCGCAGAACGAGATTTCTGGAGGCCCGCCGAAGCGCGCGAACCTTGGCAAGTTTGTCCGTCGGTTGCCGTGACTCGGCGACATCCGCATCGATCGCACGATCCAGCGCCGACACCTTCTCCAGCAACGCAGCCTCGGCTTGACCACGATTCATCACGCCCAAAGCGTAGTACGACCGGCTGTCCGAGTCGTACCAAACATCCGCAATCCTGACGTTTTCAAGCACTTTGTCGGTCGAGACTATCGTCACGCTGTCGATCATGAGTCGCCGCTCGGCGTTGGAGATGCCCCGATTCTCAACGACCAAATACGATTCCCGATCCTTCGCCTGCGCCGCAACTTCCGCCTTGAAGATGCGGGCCACGGCTGCATAGGCCTGATCTTCCGCATTGCTTCGCAGGTCTGCTTGGCCGACTCCGGTCAGGTATTGATTCGGCGGATACTCCGAACCCCGACCATCGACCCACCCAGGCTTCCCTTTTCCCACGAACCAGCTACAGGCGGTCGATACGGACGCCATCAACCACAGAGACAGGAAAACCGCAACTCCTTGTCCGAAAGAAGACTCGCCCGCGCGCATCATTGCATCACACGCTGGATGATGAACAGCGTCTGGCCCGCAGTCAGCGCGATCGTTTGTCCATCTTTCACCGCCGTCACCCCTTGTCCAGACGGTTGAATGGACACCTGACACAGACCTGGTCGTACCCACGCCCGAGCCATGTGAATCTCGTCAGGCAAGGTCTGCCAACTTCGTTTGTCGGCTTCTTCCGACGCCACAGCAATCCCCTTCGCCAGCACTTCGACAAGCAGTCCCACCCACGGACCGGCATCTCTGCCGGCAGCATGCCGAGCTCCCCTGGTGATCCCCTCCGCCAGCGCGAATTTCGTCGCCGCGCGAGCGAGAGCTTTCGCAGTGATCGCCGGTAAACGTTCCGAAAGACTCTTCTCTGCGAGGGCGGTTACATTCTGCACCGGCTCCGATCGTACGGTGACAGCATGGCCGAACGAATCGGTCAGCGTCATACTTTCAGACCCTACCCGCGTCTTTTGCGCAACTAGCCGCGGAAGCGCAACGCGAGCCACTTCTCCATTGAGTCCATACAGTATGCTGTCCGCTACGCGATCTCGTCGATAGGACGACTGGAAGACTGCTCGATTCAACAAGACTAACTGTGCGGCATCAAGACTAATAGGTAAGTCCAAGAACAGATCCTCTTTGCGCGGAGCCCGCCCATTATAGCTGATCATCACGACGTGAGCGAGCTGCTCTTGGGATGATCGAGACTGCCACTCAACATCGGGGAAAGCCTGTCGATACTCGGCAAATTCGGTTGTTAAGCCGAGCGCCTCCGCTGTGCGCAAGAGATCGGAGCGCAAGGAGAGAGGAACGGACACCTTCGACCACCCGCTCATCGAGCCATACGCTTCATAGGCGTTGCGATAGGCAATAAAGGCGTTATTAAGATCACCGGCTGCCTCGTACAGGATACCGCTCACATACCGCGCAAATCCGTCATTCCGGTACCTATCGGCCCCCTTTACTCTGTCGCTGAGCACATTCAAACGATGGTCGATACGCCGCGCCTCCACCAGTGCTTCTTGAAGTTGTCCCTGAGCCGCATAGTTCAAGGCCTTGATCACGTTGATCATGACGTGCTCGTAGGCATCGCC
It encodes the following:
- a CDS encoding LPP20 family lipoprotein, which gives rise to MASVSTACSWFVGKGKPGWVDGRGSEYPPNQYLTGVGQADLRSNAEDQAYAAVARIFKAEVAAQAKDRESYLVVENRGISNAERRLMIDSVTIVSTDKVLENVRIADVWYDSDSRSYYALGVMNRGQAEAALLEKVSALDRAIDADVAESRQPTDKLAKVRALRRASRNLVLREAYNRDLRVIRPSGQGAPSSYQVNELSDELEQFLATNLVIAVQVSGDHEEPVGRALAEGLIREGLSVTTKPEGEEVGAPELIVRGTVRLLPIEVRDPNFKYVRWCSDFEVVEPGTGRVVGTVAQGGKEGHLTEREATAKTLRVMQQELSSDVAKAIAAYVFGEGVLPETATRAASCPREVSGVRR
- a CDS encoding type II toxin-antitoxin system VapC family toxin, which translates into the protein MPYYYFDSTALIKRYSMERGTRIVNKLMVKRGKVAIVPTWTVTDFYSVLCARAHEGQITRDDCYSVLYKFEIESKQGLYRFIAPRMETYLATKELVLEYPSLRSPQVMHLALALELKPLRLTVVSADSQLLAASKTAGLHIINPAED
- a CDS encoding HAD-IIB family hydrolase: MARYILFTDLDGSLLDNDTYSFGEARPALEALRSENIPVILVSGKTRAEIEPLRERLDHHNPFIVENGAAVFVPLHTFDFPLERSRRRSSYQIIELGTPYALLRDVLRQIEETVGTRLRGFGDLSVDEVMENTGLSREDALRAMLREFDEPFLVNGPPKLIEEVCRQIVRRDLNWTRGGRFFHLTGNNDKGRAAEILLRCYKRQGRLANLPDDIETIGIGDSLNDLPLLLTVDHPVLVQKPDGSYDPDINLPNLIHAPGIGPAGWNRAVLELLRQTSEETSHGRPVNIRAT